A genomic window from Trueperella bialowiezensis includes:
- a CDS encoding HIT family protein — protein MASVFSKIIAGELPGNIVWKDEHCAVISTIEPMRPGHVMVIPIREVDKFNDVEPEVFAHMAKVSQVIASAQERAFGVPRAVAAILGFEVPHTHIHVIPAESEEAAYVQNAQQAPAEEIAQAMDKLREALSSMGYADKIPGRAN, from the coding sequence ATGGCTAGTGTTTTTTCGAAGATTATTGCAGGCGAACTCCCCGGAAATATCGTGTGGAAAGACGAGCACTGTGCTGTCATCTCAACGATCGAACCGATGCGCCCCGGTCACGTCATGGTGATCCCCATCCGCGAGGTTGATAAGTTCAACGACGTCGAGCCGGAAGTTTTCGCCCACATGGCGAAAGTTTCGCAGGTGATCGCCTCGGCACAAGAACGCGCTTTCGGAGTGCCGCGCGCTGTGGCAGCCATTTTGGGTTTCGAAGTTCCGCACACCCACATTCACGTGATTCCAGCCGAGAGTGAAGAGGCCGCCTACGTGCAAAACGCCCAGCAGGCACCCGCGGAAGAGATTGCTCAGGCGATGGACAAGCTTCGCGAAGCGCTTTCTAGCATGGGCTACGCGGATAAGATTCCGGGGCGTGCGAACTAG
- the leuS gene encoding leucine--tRNA ligase, which produces MNTPAHRYTAELANQIELKWQDRWDENETFQAPNPVGDLAPADGEKLTKDPYYLLDMFPYPSGKGLHVGHPLGYIATDTLARFARMQGKNVLYTMGYDSFGLPAEQYAVQTGQHPRVTTEENIANMARQLRRLGMSHEKRRSVATTDVDFMGWTQWIFLQIYNSWYDADAPGRAPGTVGRARPISELIEAYEQGTVATPDGRPWSELSEDERRQAVDSKRLAYIDYAPVNWAPGLGTVLANEEVTAEGRSERGNFPVFKRELRQWMMRITAYADRLAEDLDLVDWPEKVRLMQRNWIGKSHGAQVDFVAHSADGDHTLRVFTTRPDTLFGATFMVVSPEHPMLAGSGIPREWPEGTKAVWTGGAGTPGVAVTDYQAQAARKSEVDRADDTREKTGVFTGIYATNPVNGKKIPVFTADYVMMGYGTGAIMAVPAHDQRDFDFAKAFDLPIIPTMKPEDGFEWDRAWEADGEIIDSANDEISLNGMHLDEAVKAITEWLESKGLGEATVTYRLRDWLFSRQRYWGEPFPIVYDEDGHPHDLPESMLPVELPDTPDYTPRSFDPDDAESNPEPPLGRLDDWVNVELDLGDGPKMYKRDTNTMPNWAGSCWYELRYLDPNNTEKFVDPQVEEYWMGPNEKKKAGGTDLYVGGVEHAVLHLLYARFWHKVLYDLGHVSSSEPFHKLFNQGYVQAYAYTDSRGQYVPADEVEEVAAADGSGEVTYMWNGEQVNREYGKMGKSLKNIVTPDEMAEQYGADTFRVYEMSMGPLDVDRPWETRAVVGAHRFLQRLWRNVVDEETGQIVVVDEEPDLETAKLTARTIVGVAEDYANMHINTAIAKMIVLNNHLTTRDVPRSVAEALVLMVAPVAPHVAEELWERLGHDESLAYEPFPQVTDESLLEDDTVTAIVQVKGKVRDRFEVAPDISADELEKLALASEKVQKFLDGEPRKVIVRAPNLVNVVP; this is translated from the coding sequence ATGAACACGCCAGCGCATCGGTATACGGCAGAGCTTGCGAACCAGATTGAACTGAAGTGGCAAGATCGCTGGGATGAGAATGAGACTTTTCAAGCCCCGAATCCGGTAGGAGATTTGGCGCCTGCAGATGGTGAGAAGCTCACGAAGGATCCGTATTACTTGCTGGACATGTTCCCTTACCCGTCAGGTAAAGGGCTGCACGTTGGCCACCCGCTTGGCTACATTGCTACCGATACGCTCGCACGTTTTGCGCGTATGCAGGGCAAGAACGTGCTGTACACGATGGGATATGACTCCTTTGGTCTTCCTGCTGAACAGTACGCTGTACAAACCGGCCAGCATCCGCGGGTGACCACCGAGGAAAATATTGCGAACATGGCCCGTCAGCTGCGCAGGCTTGGCATGTCGCATGAAAAGCGCCGGTCTGTGGCCACCACCGACGTCGACTTCATGGGCTGGACCCAGTGGATTTTCCTGCAGATTTATAATTCGTGGTACGACGCCGACGCGCCCGGTCGCGCACCAGGCACGGTTGGTCGTGCTCGCCCGATCAGTGAACTTATTGAGGCATACGAGCAGGGAACAGTTGCGACGCCGGATGGTCGGCCGTGGTCCGAACTGTCCGAGGATGAGCGCCGCCAGGCAGTTGATAGCAAGCGTCTGGCCTACATTGACTACGCTCCGGTGAATTGGGCCCCCGGGCTGGGAACCGTGCTGGCTAATGAAGAAGTCACCGCCGAAGGGCGTTCCGAACGTGGAAACTTCCCCGTCTTCAAACGCGAGCTACGCCAGTGGATGATGCGGATTACCGCCTACGCTGATCGCCTTGCCGAGGATCTTGATCTGGTGGACTGGCCGGAAAAGGTGCGGCTCATGCAGCGCAACTGGATCGGCAAGTCGCACGGCGCGCAAGTGGATTTCGTTGCGCACAGTGCCGACGGCGATCACACGCTGCGCGTGTTTACTACCCGCCCGGACACCCTGTTCGGCGCAACGTTCATGGTGGTTTCCCCCGAGCATCCGATGCTTGCCGGTTCTGGGATTCCGCGCGAATGGCCGGAAGGTACGAAGGCCGTGTGGACGGGCGGGGCTGGCACGCCCGGCGTCGCCGTCACTGACTATCAGGCACAGGCCGCCCGCAAGTCCGAGGTTGATCGCGCTGATGACACCCGTGAAAAGACGGGCGTGTTCACCGGTATCTACGCCACCAATCCGGTCAACGGGAAGAAGATCCCCGTCTTCACTGCTGATTACGTGATGATGGGATACGGTACGGGCGCGATTATGGCCGTGCCGGCACACGACCAGCGTGATTTCGATTTTGCTAAGGCCTTCGATCTGCCCATCATTCCCACGATGAAACCGGAAGATGGCTTCGAGTGGGATAGGGCGTGGGAAGCCGACGGCGAGATCATTGATTCGGCGAACGACGAGATTTCGCTTAATGGTATGCATCTTGATGAGGCAGTCAAAGCGATCACCGAATGGCTCGAGAGCAAGGGGCTGGGCGAGGCGACTGTCACCTATCGGCTCCGGGACTGGCTGTTTTCCCGCCAGCGTTACTGGGGTGAACCGTTCCCGATCGTCTATGACGAGGACGGCCACCCCCACGATCTTCCAGAATCGATGCTTCCGGTCGAACTTCCCGACACGCCGGACTACACGCCGCGTTCGTTCGATCCCGACGACGCCGAATCCAACCCGGAGCCGCCGCTCGGCCGTCTTGATGACTGGGTGAACGTCGAGCTCGATCTGGGCGATGGGCCGAAGATGTATAAGCGTGACACGAACACGATGCCGAACTGGGCTGGTTCGTGCTGGTACGAGCTACGCTACTTGGATCCAAATAACACTGAAAAGTTTGTTGATCCGCAGGTTGAAGAATACTGGATGGGTCCGAACGAGAAGAAGAAGGCTGGCGGTACCGACCTGTATGTCGGCGGCGTCGAACATGCCGTGTTGCACTTGCTGTATGCCCGTTTCTGGCACAAGGTGCTCTACGATCTGGGGCATGTGAGCTCCTCGGAGCCGTTCCACAAGCTGTTCAACCAGGGTTACGTACAGGCCTACGCTTACACTGATTCTCGCGGCCAGTATGTTCCGGCCGATGAGGTGGAAGAAGTTGCTGCCGCAGACGGTTCGGGCGAGGTCACGTACATGTGGAACGGCGAGCAGGTCAACCGTGAATACGGCAAGATGGGCAAGTCGCTGAAGAACATTGTCACCCCCGATGAGATGGCTGAACAGTACGGTGCAGACACGTTCCGGGTGTATGAAATGTCGATGGGCCCACTTGATGTGGATCGCCCGTGGGAAACCCGGGCGGTTGTGGGCGCGCATCGCTTCTTGCAGCGGCTGTGGCGCAACGTTGTCGATGAAGAAACTGGGCAGATCGTCGTCGTTGATGAAGAGCCGGATCTGGAAACGGCGAAGCTGACAGCCCGGACGATTGTGGGCGTGGCTGAGGACTACGCGAACATGCACATCAACACGGCGATTGCCAAGATGATTGTGCTCAACAATCATTTGACAACGCGCGATGTTCCGCGTTCGGTTGCCGAGGCGCTCGTGTTGATGGTTGCTCCCGTGGCGCCGCACGTGGCCGAGGAACTGTGGGAGCGGCTTGGTCATGACGAGTCGCTGGCCTACGAACCGTTCCCGCAGGTCACCGATGAATCGCTGCTGGAAGATGACACGGTCACCGCGATCGTCCAGGTCAAGGGCAAGGTGCGGGACCGGTTCGAGGTCGCACCGGATATTTCTGCGGACGAGCTGGAAAAGCTCGCGTTGGCGTCCGAGAAGGTGCAAAAGTTCCTGGATGGTGAGCCGCGTAAGGTGATTGTCCGGGCACCGAACTTGGTGAACGTGGTGCCGTAA